Proteins from one Cicer arietinum cultivar CDC Frontier isolate Library 1 chromosome 3, Cicar.CDCFrontier_v2.0, whole genome shotgun sequence genomic window:
- the LOC101488708 gene encoding uncharacterized protein: MSSSCKTMLCSSLSSSFKFKSTPSPSSSLLRRRNYHKSTWQCYNSPQNAAVSAIDDPQSNHSIQNLLSAEGVTSLMKMERKPLLHEPQVRWFPYRNSFRCGNGYEVTSSEVIEAVSPCISETRKHRFGNAVRNRSYSVCLVVEGLCDFGNVSATFRSADALGVQSVHVVSSDANKRYKDNRHVSMGAEKWLDIELWDSTKECFEMLKSCGYRIATTHVGIDAVSIYDLDWSCPTAIVVGNENRGISEEALALSDLHCSIPMKGMVDSFNVSVAAGILMHHAVCDRISRMGRHGDLTVDERQILLAEFSLRHSNSAISVVEDYAKRKAALLT, from the exons ATGAGTAGCAGTTGCAAAACCATGTTGTGTTCATCACTCTCTTCTTCCTTCAAATTCAAATCCACTCCTTCACCTTCTTCTTCTCTCCTTCGCCGCCGTAACTACCACAAATCCACGTGGCAATGTTACAACTCACCTCAAAACGCCGCCGTTTCAGCAATAGACGATCCCCAATCAAACCACTCAATACAGAACCTCCTAAGCGCCGAAGGAGTCACATCACTTATGAAAATGGAACGCAAACCTCTTCTTCACGAACCTCAGGTTCGGTGGTTCCCTTACCGAAACTCTTTCAGGTGCGGAAACGGTTACGAAGTTACAAGTTCGGAAGTTATTGAAGCGGTTAGTCCTTGCATTTCAGAAACGAGGAAGCATAGGTTCGGGAACGCGGTTCGGAACCGAAGCTACTCGGTTTGTCTTGTGGTGGAAGGGTTGTGTGATTTCGGCAATGTTTCGGCTACGTTTCGATCTGCTGATGCTCTTGGTGTTCAGTCTGTTCATGTTGTGTCTTCTGATGCTAACAAAAG GTATAAGGACAATCGCCATGTAAGCATGGGCGCAGAGAAATGGTTAGACATTGAACTATGGGATTCTACAAAGGAGTGCTTTGAAATGTTGAAATCATGTGGTTATCGAATTGCCACTACTCATGTGGGAATAGATGCG GTTTCTATATATGACTTGGACTGGTCCTGTCCGACTGCAATAGTTGTCGGGAATGAAAATAG GGGTATTAGTGAAGAGGCTTTGGCATTGTCAGATTTGCACTGCAGTATTCCAATGAAGGGTATGGTTGACTCTTTCAATGTTTCAGTTGCTGCAGGAATCCTCATGCACCATGCTGTTTGCGATAGAATTTCTCGTATg GGCCGTCATGGCGATTTGACAGTTGACGAAAGACAAATTCTACTTGCAGAGTTTTCGCTGCGTCATAGCAATAGTGCTATCAGTGTTGTCGAAGATTATGCAAAGCGCAAGGCAGCATTATTAACCTAA
- the LOC101514651 gene encoding formyltetrahydrofolate deformylase 1, mitochondrial-like — protein sequence MGMVRRLSQVLGFTNNKIRNISFKSLDPPLPLPSPSLNHGIHVFHCPDAVGIVAKLSECIASRGGNILSADVFVPQNKQVFYSRSDFVFDPVKWPRMQMEEDFLNLSQAFNAMKSVVRVPALDPKYKIAVLASKQDHCLVDLLHGWQDGRFPVDITCVISNHHRDSNTHVFHFLERHGIPYHFLSMTKDNKREGEILELVQNTDFVVLARYMQILSGNFLRSYGNDVINIHHGLLPSFKGGNPSKQAFEAGVKLIGATSHFVTEELDGGPIIEQMVERVSHKDNLQSFVQKSENLEKQCLSKAIRSYCELRVLPYEGKKTVVFWRKQQIAKHNAHQNLGCICIYIQSFNCKIQMIFHFTLDAKNENKKA from the exons atgggtATGGTGAGAAGACTCTCCCAAGTTTTGGGATTCACCAACAACAAGATCAGAAATATCTCCTTCAAATCTTTAGATCCCCCATTACCATTACCATCACCATCACTCAACCATGGAATCCACGTCTTTCATTGCCCT GATGCTGTTGGAATTGTTGCAAAGCTATCTGAATGTATTGCTTCAAGAGGTGGAAACATTCTATCTGCTGATGTTTTTGTTCCTCAAAATAAACAGGTTTTTTACTCTAGAAG CGATTTTGTTTTTGATCCTGTTAAATGGCCACGGATGCAGATGGAAGAGGATTTCCTAAATCTTTCACAGGCATTCAATGCAATGAAATCTGTCGTGAGGGTGCCGGCTCTTGatcctaaatataaaatagcTGTTCTTGCATCAAAGCAG GACCACTGCTTGGTTGATTTATTACATGGATGGCAGGACGGAAGATTTCCAGTGGATATCACTTGTGTAATTAG TAATCATCATAGAGATTCAAACACCCATGTGTTTCATTTTCTTGAAAGACACGGTATTCCATATCATTTTTTAAGCATGACCAAAGACAATAAAAGAGAAGGGGAGATATTGGAGCTGGTTCAGAATACTGATTTTGTAGTACTTGCAAGATATATGCAG ATACTATCCGGAAACTTTCTAAGGAGCTACGGGAATGACGTAATTAACATTCACCATGGTCTGTTGCCATCATTCAAGGGTGGTAATCCATCTAAACAG GCCTTTGAGGCTGGTGTTAAATTAATCGGCGCAACAAGTCATTTCGTGACTGAAGAACTCGACGGCGGACCTATAATTGAGCAAATG GTTGAGAGAGTTTCTCACAAAGATAACTTGCAGAGCTTTGTGCAGAAATCAGAAAATCTTGAGAAACAATGTCTTTCCAAGGCTATCAGATCTTATTGTGAACTTAGAGTATTGCCTTATGAAGGCAAGAAGACTGTTGTTTTTTGGAGGAAACAACAAATAGCTAAACATAATGCACACCAAAATTTGGGGTGCATTTGTATTTACATTCAAtcatttaattgtaaaattcaAATGATATTCCACTTTACTTTAGATGCaaaaaatgagaataaaaaGGCTTGA
- the LOC101515733 gene encoding uncharacterized protein — protein MTDTNNAHSEKKLVRIDVSSDTVCPWCFVGKKNLDKAIASSKDKYNFEIIWHPYQLNPDAPKESIDKREFYTSKFGSQSNRMEARMLEVFRTVGLEYSLSGRTGNTMDSHRLIYFSRQQDLDKQHNLVEELGLGYFTQGKYIGDQKFLVEAAAKVGIEGAEEFLKNPNNGLKEVEDELKTCPGNVSGVPYYVINGNQKFSGAQPPEVFLRAFQVATS, from the exons ATGACTGACACTAACAATGCTCATTCCGAAAAGAAACTTGTTCGAATTGATGTTAGTTCTGATACTGTATGTCCATGGTGCTTTGTTGGCAAAAAGAATCTAGACAAAGCCATAGCTTCCTCTAAGGATAAATACAACTTTGAG ATAATATGGCATCCTTATCAACTCAACCCTGATGCCCCTAAAGAAAGTATCGACAAGAGGGAGTTTTACACAAGCAAATTTGGATCCCAATCGAATCGGATGGAAGCTCGGATGTTAGAG GTCTTCAGAACGGTCGGTCTCGAATATAGTTTATCCGGACGCAC GGGAAACACCATGGACAGCCACAGGcttatatatttttctagaCAGCAAGATCTTGATAAGCAACATAATCTAGTTGAAGAACTTGGCCTTGGTTATTTCACTCAAGGAAAATACATTGGTGACCA GAAGTTTCTTGTGGAAGCTGCTGCCAAGGTTGGTATAGAAGGGGCAGAAGAGTTTCTTAAGAACCCTAACAATGGGCTGAAGGAG GTGGAGGATGAGCTTAAAACATGCCCAGGAAACGTCTCAGGGGTTCCATATTATGTG ATTAATGGAAATCAGAAGTTCAGTGGTGCACAGCCCCCTGAGGTCTTCTTGAGAGCTTTCCAAGTTGCTACAAGTTGA
- the LOC101514101 gene encoding ultraviolet-B receptor UVR8, whose product MDIDAIFGTTRPVAANIPRKSAIYVWGYNQSGQTGRKEKDDQLRIPKQLPPQLFGCPAGLNTRWLDIACGREHTAAIASDGSLFTWGANDFGQLGDGTEERRKHPKKVKRLESEFVKFVSCGAHCSACIAEPRENDGTVSTGRLWVWGQNQGSNLPRLFWGAFEPNTIIRQVSCGAVHVVALSEEGLLQAWGYNEHGQLGRGVTCEGLQGAHIISSYAKYLDEAPELVKITRVSCGEYHTAAISDMGEVYTWGLGNMGQLGHSSLQYGDKELLPRRVVSLHDIFIKDVSCGGVHTCALTQEGALYAWGGGQSGQLGLGPDTGLFSCVANDSRTFFRNIPVLVVPKGVQLVACGHSHTLICMRDGRIHGWGYNSYGQAANEKTTYAWYPSPVDWCVGEVRKLAAGGGHSAVLTDAYSLKELCEFVLADSMTLSNAAKVEDIAYRTGSDALARLCGRLREYMIAGGAHGQGEEKHSKV is encoded by the exons ATGGATATTGATGCAATTTTTGGTACCACACGACCAGTGGCCGCAAATATACCAAGGAAGAGTGCCATTTATGTGTGGGGATATAATCAATCTGGGCAGACAGGTAGAAAGGAGAAAGATGATCAGTTGAGGATTCCAAAACAGCTGCCTCCTCAGCTGTTTGGATGTCCGGCTGGTCTCAATACGCGCTGGTTGGATATTGCCTGCGGTCGGGAGCATACAGCTGCAATAGCTTCCGATGGCTCGCTTTTCACTTGGG GGGCTAATGACTTTGGTCAACTGGGTGATGGAACTGAGGAGCGAAGGAAACATCCAAAGAAAGTCAAACGATTAGAGTCAGAGTTTGTAAAATTTGTATCCTGTGGTGCACATTGTTCTGCTTGCATTGCAGAACCTCGTGAAAATGATGGTACTGTCTCGACCGGAAGGCTCTGGGTATGGGGGCAAAATCAG GGATCAAATCTTCCTAGGTTGTTTTGGGGGGCCTTTGAACCTAACACG ATCATTAGGCAAGTGTCTTGTGGAGCTGTCCATGTGGTTGCTTTGTCTGAGGAAGGCCTATTACAAGCTTGGG GCTACAATGAGCATGGTCAACTTGGCCGAGGTGTTACGTGTGAAGGACTACAGGGAGCTCACATTATAAGTTCTTATGCTAAATACCTTGACGAAGCTCCCGAGCTCGTGAAGATTACCAGAGTGTCATGTGGGGAGTACCATACAGCAGCCATTTCTGATATGGGCGAGGT TTACACATGGGGGCTAGGAAATATGGGTCAGCTTGGTCATTCTTCACTTCAGTATGGTGATAAAGAGTTACTTCCAAGGAGGGTAGTTTCCCTCCATGATATTTTCATAAAAGATGTATCATGTGGTGGTGTACATACATGCGCTTTAACTCAAGAAGGAGCACTTTATGCTTGGGGTGGAGGTCAATCTGGGCAGTTAGGCCTCGGCCCCGATACTGGATTATTCTCGTGTGTCGCTAATGACTCTCGGACATTTTTTCGAAACATTCCAGTTTTAGTTGTTCCAAAAGGCGTGCAACTTGTTGCATGTGGACATTCACACACACTTATTTGTATGAGAGATGGACGAATACATGGATGGGGTTACAATAGTTACGGTCAGGCAGCCAATGAAAAAACTACGTATGCTTGGTATCCATCACCAGTTGATTG GTGTGTTGGGGAGGTTCGCAAACTAGCTGCCGGTGGGGGCCATTCAGCTGTGTTGACTGATGCTTATTCGTTAAAGGAGTTGTGTGAGTTTGTACTTGCAGATAGTATGACCTTATCTAATGCTGCTAAGGTTGAGGATATTGCATATAGAACTGGATCAGATGCTTTAGCCCGTCTTTGTGGAAGACTCAG
- the LOC105851716 gene encoding uncharacterized protein — MLCAFGFNETFCWWISTIFHSAKLSISINGKALGFFNCKRGLGQEDPSSPLPFCLAEDVLSRGISKLDVDGKLHLMSGPRGFAMPSHVLYVDDVTIFCKASHKSLNSFWIMITRILIFSRKLKANHLIFIVDRIKNKLSYWKGSMLSIMGKVQPINMKVVTVVWNHICKPVIDGGLGLRSIKAIIKAGLIKLTWDFVNSGAQWTSLLKHRTFRNSCKIKYHITSSNQYVAF; from the exons ATGTTGTGTGCCTTTGGTTTTAATGAAACTTTTTGTTGGTGGATCAGTACTATTTTTCACTCGGCTAAGCTATCTATTTCTATTAATGGTAAAGCGCTAGGTTTTTTTAACTGTAAAAGGGGACTCGGACAAGAGGATCCATCATCTCCTCTTCCCTTTTGTCTGGCAGAGGATGTTTTAAGTAGAGGCATATCTAAGTTAGACGTTGATGGCAAATTGCACTTGATGTCAGGGCCTCGAGGCTTTGCTATGCCTAGTCATGTGCTCTATGTTGATGATGTGACGATCTTCTGCAAAGCTAGTCATAAAAGTTTAAACTCTTTTTGGATCATGATTACAA GGATTCTAATTTTTAGCAGGAAACTAAAAGCTAACCATTTAATATTCATTGTTGATCGCATCAAAAACAAGCTTTCCTATTGGAAGGGGTCCATGCTTTCGATCATGGGCAAAGTTCAACCGATTAATATG AAAGTGGTCACAGTTGTCTGGAATCATATTTGCAAACCTGTTATAGATGGCGGCCTTGGATTAAGGTCCATAAAGGCAATCATCAAAGCTGGTCTGATAAAGCTTACTTGGGACTTTGTTAACTCAGGAGCACAATGGACTTCATTACTTAAGCATAGAACCTTCAGGAATTCTTGTAAGATTAAGTATCATATCACTTCTTCCAACCAATACGTGGCTTTCTAA